ATTGTTTTTTCGCTTTTTTCCTCTTGGGCAAAACAAGTCAATCGTAAGCAGGTAAAACAGGTAAGTAACGCTAATATGATATATTTCATGCAATCTATTCGTTTAAACCAAGATGATAACGGTAAAACCACACGTAATCAGTAAATATCGATGCTTATTTGTTGTGGTGTTCTGCCTATTATGGGTTTAATTTAGAAAAATAAAATTAAATAATGCCATGTCACCTCATAAACCTAGCGCCTGTTTCAGTCGGGCATAACCAGATTTACTCACATTTACTCGCATGTTGTTCGTTAGAATAGCGACATGACTGTCCTTTTCATAGGGTTCGAGCCGGGTAATGCTATCGATCTTTACAATAAAAGATCGGTGAATTCTAACAAAAATGTTAGGATCTAGCTCTTTTTCAAAGAATGCCATCGTTTTATTCTTAAGAAAAACACCATCGTCCGTGTGCAGCTTCACATAGTCGTCATCTGCTTCTAAACAAAAAATAGTTTCTATTGGAAGTACTTTAATTTTGCTTCCGGTTTTAACTACTACACGCTCTAACGCTTGTTGACTCGGCGGGAGATTATCCAATAACTTTTTCGTTTGTTCTTTATCTACCTGTGAAAGGTTTCGTTGGCTTAGGAATTTTGAAATGGCTTGGTCAAAGCGGGATTTACTGATAGGTTTAAGTAGATAATCGACAGCGTGTTTTTCGAAAGCTTTAATGGCATATTCATCGAAAGCAGTAGTAAAAATAACAGAAGGTTGCTCGTCTAATAGTTCGAGCATTTCAAAACCATTGATTTTTGGCATCTGAATATCTAAAAAAACAATATCGGGGCGATGCTGCATAATTGCTTTAGCCCCTTCGAATCCATCATTGCATTCTTCTACAATAGTAATTTCTTTATAATTAGCTAAATACTCGCTAATGATACTTCTTGCTAGGGGTTCATCATCAATCAAAATAGCTTTAATCATGTTTGTGGTATTTTAATATTGCTTGTAAAGATATGTGCTGTATGCTGAGTTTGCAACAAATCTGTCCTTCCAAACAATAAAAATAGTCTACGTTGTACTCCTCTTAAACCAAAACCTGTTCCTTTATGTGGTCGGTTACTCTCCTTGTCGAACGGGTTTTGAATAGCTATAAATAAACCGTTGTCTTCCTTTTTGGCTCTAATAGTAATCTGTACATTGCCGGTAGTGTCA
This Olivibacter sp. SDN3 DNA region includes the following protein-coding sequences:
- a CDS encoding LytTR family DNA-binding domain-containing protein → MIKAILIDDEPLARSIISEYLANYKEITIVEECNDGFEGAKAIMQHRPDIVFLDIQMPKINGFEMLELLDEQPSVIFTTAFDEYAIKAFEKHAVDYLLKPISKSRFDQAISKFLSQRNLSQVDKEQTKKLLDNLPPSQQALERVVVKTGSKIKVLPIETIFCLEADDDYVKLHTDDGVFLKNKTMAFFEKELDPNIFVRIHRSFIVKIDSITRLEPYEKDSHVAILTNNMRVNVSKSGYARLKQALGL